Proteins encoded within one genomic window of Cytophagales bacterium:
- a CDS encoding DUF1573 domain-containing protein — protein MHLSKSISVLFLIIFLGCNQQSQQYDATTIEVSSPVDIGDVPLGIAHRFTISIVNTGQNPMQIGDVMVPCTCTVPTWEKAAIDPNENTEISIEFTPGDLGFFQEEIMVTGNFESTYVKLTGNVLLQNY, from the coding sequence ATGCATTTATCCAAATCAATTTCAGTGTTGTTCCTGATCATTTTTCTGGGCTGCAATCAGCAATCACAGCAATATGATGCCACGACCATTGAGGTATCCTCACCTGTTGATATCGGCGATGTTCCACTCGGTATTGCTCACAGATTCACCATCTCTATCGTGAATACGGGGCAAAACCCCATGCAAATCGGAGATGTAATGGTCCCCTGCACGTGCACAGTACCTACCTGGGAAAAAGCAGCCATTGATCCTAATGAAAACACTGAAATATCTATTGAATTTACTCCGGGTGATCTTGGCTTTTTTCAGGAAGAAATCATGGTTACCGGAAACTTTGAATCCACTTATGTGAAATTGACGGGAAATGTGTTGCTTCAAAATTACTAA
- a CDS encoding efflux RND transporter periplasmic adaptor subunit produces the protein MLSLLLACDVETRYEASSTSSPAQYNEPYDVQIAPVKSGNFEITLSFRGKLTSSRSTIMQFPSSGVIEQLKVNNGDLVRKGQLLAKLNDEKESINLKKARNNLRNANLSKEYTKIGYAPSGENISEKAMEAINLQSGYEAALLAIEEAELNLKNREIYAPFDGKIVDLKARQFENSNDHEFFCRIIDPNKLVASFSIVEEEIRAIRSSEKISVSSHIDPSNIYHTTSFSINPVVNENGFSEVSAEFEVDPDQIWDGMSVNINAIKTFKNTLFIPKSAVVRRNDQNVVFTLTKGLAKWNYVELDEQNQHFWSISSGLTPGDTVIISGNLNLADGVPVNITDPRL, from the coding sequence ATGTTATCTCTTTTACTCGCTTGCGATGTGGAGACGAGATATGAAGCTTCATCGACCTCAAGCCCAGCACAATACAATGAACCCTATGATGTGCAAATTGCTCCGGTGAAGTCTGGCAATTTTGAAATCACACTGAGTTTTCGTGGAAAACTTACCTCGTCGCGTTCGACCATCATGCAATTTCCTTCTTCAGGAGTCATCGAACAGTTGAAGGTCAACAATGGAGATTTGGTCCGTAAAGGGCAACTGTTGGCAAAACTCAACGATGAGAAAGAAAGCATCAACCTGAAGAAGGCTCGTAACAACCTTCGAAACGCGAATCTATCCAAAGAATATACCAAGATTGGATATGCGCCATCCGGAGAAAATATATCCGAAAAGGCAATGGAAGCCATCAACTTGCAGTCGGGATATGAAGCGGCACTTCTGGCCATTGAGGAAGCTGAATTAAACCTGAAAAACCGAGAGATTTATGCCCCTTTCGACGGGAAGATTGTTGATTTGAAGGCCCGGCAATTCGAAAATTCGAATGACCATGAATTCTTTTGTCGCATTATTGACCCCAACAAACTTGTTGCCAGCTTTTCCATCGTAGAAGAAGAGATCCGAGCCATTCGGTCCAGTGAAAAAATTTCAGTCAGTTCACACATTGATCCTTCCAACATATATCATACCACTTCATTCTCCATCAACCCAGTCGTGAATGAAAATGGATTCTCAGAAGTAAGTGCGGAGTTTGAAGTTGACCCTGACCAGATCTGGGATGGAATGAGCGTAAATATCAATGCAATCAAGACGTTTAAAAACACGCTGTTTATCCCTAAAAGTGCGGTCGTAAGACGGAATGACCAAAACGTGGTGTTTACCCTGACCAAGGGTCTTGCAAAATGGAATTATGTTGAATTAGATGAACAGAACCAACATTTTTGGTCCATTTCATCTGGGCTGACTCCTGGAGACACTGTCATTATTTCTGGCAATCTCAACCTGGCTGATGGTGTCCCTGTGAATATCACCGATCCAAGACTATAA